The Rosa chinensis cultivar Old Blush chromosome 7, RchiOBHm-V2, whole genome shotgun sequence DNA segment AGTGAAAATGACAATGGAGATGCCGAGGCCTTCATTCAGAACATTGGACCTCTAGCAGTAAAAAGATACATATTTTCGGATGTAAGGAAAATGACCAACTCATTTAAAGATAAACTAGGTCAAGGCGGTTATGGTGACGTGTACGAAGGTAAGCTATTGAATGGTTGTCGTGTGGCTGTGAAGGTTCTTAAAGCATCCAAAGGGAATGGAGAGGACTTTGTTAATGAGGTTGCAAGCATTAGTAGAACTTCCCATGTTAATGTGGTCACTCTTTTGGGGTATTGCATTGCAGGTAAGAAAACAGCGCTCATATATGAGTTCATGCCCAATGGATCACTTGAGAAGTTCATATACAAAGACAGTAATCTTTTGACAATCACTCCACACTTGGAATTGGAAAAACTCTTCCAAATTGCTATCGGGATAGCTCGAGGGCTGGAGTACTTGCACCGTGGGTGCAACACACGAATCCTGCACTTTGACATAAAACCACATAATATCCTTTTGGATGAAAACTTTTTCCCAAAGATTTCTGACTTTGGTCTTTCTAAACTTTGTACAAGGAAGGAGAGCATTATTTCAATGTTGGATGCTAGAGGGACAATAGGGTATATGGCTCCAGAAGTGTTCTCCAGAAACTTTGGAAGAGTGTCTGCTAAGTCCGATGTCTATAGTTATGCAATGATGATTCTGGAGATGGTTGGAGGAAGAAAGAATGTTGATGCTCGAGTGAGCCACACCAGTGAAATTTATTTTCCAGATTGGGTTTATGAGCATCTTGAGCAGGGCAGCAATTTTGGATTGCTCAGTGCCGCGACAGAAGAGGAAAAGGAACTTGCGAAGAAGATGTTCTTAGTGGGATTGTGGTGCATACAGACAAAGCCATCAGATAGGCCATCCATGAGTAAAGTGATTGAAATGTTGGAAGGAAGCACTGAAGCCTTGCAAATACCACCAAAGCCTGTCCTATCTTCTCCTGTAAGATCACCAGCAGAATCTTCCACCTTATCAGTAGTATCTGTTCTAGATTAATGGATGTATATGCCTTTCATAGTTTAATTCCTTGTTTCTAAAGATCATACAAGAAATCTTTTCTTTCACATTTTTCCTGATGCGCAGAGCTCTATCCTGTTTTGTACTTTCGATGTTCATGTGTAGGTACAGCAATTCAGCACAGACAAATCTAAAAGCATTGTTTAGCTACTGTACATAAACATACACAAGCAGTGTAATGTACAAGATCTTATCAGAACCTCCAACACTGTAGACTGCATTTTTTAAACTTTTGCATTGAAGATACAAATGGGGATAATAGGACAATCAATTGTCCTGAATTGGTGGTTTCAGTTATGTGTACgttttagttttaattttaattttagttcAACCGGCTTGCTTACTTCAATAAGAAAAGAAGCCCTGTGCACGGAGATGGGTTATAACTTCAGTTCTAACAATCACTGCATCCAAGTTTAAAGCTTAGCAAAAGTCGACCCCATTAATCGTACTATAGTCTACTTCGACAAAGGGAAATACAGGACAATCAAAGATGCTTCGACAAAGGGCAAATGTCCCAGATGAGAGAATATGAAACATTTCAATTGCAATGTAGTCTGTTTTGCAGGTTTTGTTCTGGTTGTCTACCTTGGGTTGTGTTCTGAGTTGTTTACTCTTCTAGATGAATTCAGAAGAGATCCGATTCCTTTAATATATGTAATCGCTTATGGTAATCCTTGTAATATTATGGGTTTGCTTTATAAACTGTCTACTAGGTCAAGTAGAAGCTTTCACTCTTTACAATCAGGGCAATTAACCACAAAAGAATAGtcttttcctttcaaatcaCAGTTTCCTTTGATGAAAGGGAAAAAACATGCTCGGAGGATTCGTGGTAAAACCCTGAAAACATTCTCAGTAGGTTCAAAATGGGTCAATGCTACAGCCCAAGTTATTGGGCCTCTGAAAATAACGGTGTAGGCCCAAATGAAAAAGCAAACAGAACCAAACGAAAGGTAAAACACCGCCACCACATTCCAACGAGCCATAAGGATGGCAGAAGGAAATTACAAATCTTCAGTAGCGCCCGAGACATTAGGTAACGTTGCGAGTACAAGGTAACTACTCAATTTGATTGGCCACAAAAgtagtctttttttttggtaggaTTCTCTGCTAAAGATGCATACTTTGCTTACTTCAAAGATGAATGGGTACTCATTTTGTGTAATTTGCAACAAGATTTTTATGAATTGTTTGATACATTCATACATATCAGTACGATTCAAGTCCTCGACTTTGTTTTCTTGCTCAGTTGCTTATTTTCCTGCTTAAGCTTGAAGAAAGAAACATTAATATTACATGCTTAAATTGTGATTTAGAGGTAGCTAGCTATATCTCACACAAGCAAACCAGAACTGTCAAAATCTATGTACTATGACTTATTCTCTAACTCAGAGGTGAAATCCTTGGGATCTGCACTCCATTTCAGTTCTGGTTTAGTTTCTTATTCAAGTCACAAATCGATTTATAATTCCTTCTTCAGAGATGAGAATATAAGCAACTTCAGGGAAAAATAGTACTAACCTACAAAGTAAAGATTAAACCACCGTCTCGTTTCTGATACGGCAACTGAAGCTGACATAAAGGTGGTCGTCGGGCCTGATCTAGGATCAGTCAAAGTCTTTATAGTCTTTTTTGGTCTTGCTGTGAAGTCTTTATAGTCTCCCTGGGACAATATCactaagaaaaaattatttctttatttccttCAATTCCTCGTGGAAATTTCCAAGAACTctgtttaattaattagttggTCCTACTCCTACCTCTTAGTCCAGATTCCACACTGTATAAAGAAGAAGTATCTAATTTGGTTTCTAAAGGCTGTTAAGTATATACATCGAGAAATTTTTAGGCGGAGTTTCCCTACTGCTCTGCTACCTAAAGtgcaatacccaaaacacccccCTATTGGGCAGTGATTGGTCCTCTCCACCACGTGTCCGTGCGGTCCGCCCCACGCAAGATTCTCTCATCACTACGCCAATAAtagcttcagacgacagatgatatctgtcgttttttttttaagtgtatCCAGCTGTCGTATGATATGGAAATTATCTGTAGTGTATCCAGCTGTCGTCTCTTTcagcatcagacgacagatatcttCCGTCGTCTGTTctcattcaaacaacagaagttTCTCAAGACTCCGTCGTCTTAACAACCCAAACTTGAAGGATTTC contains these protein-coding regions:
- the LOC112176346 gene encoding LEAF RUST 10 DISEASE-RESISTANCE LOCUS RECEPTOR-LIKE PROTEIN KINASE-like 2.1 isoform X4, coding for MSSARLYLLVALLLLFFFNFHGSKANFLASTNCPIYRCDNELDFHYPFWKIEDSTAHQHCGYPGFGLTCSDSGEPILTLPNDSFIVKDINFPTSTITLVDIDVVNQTCPRARHSMSVGTLPLDYSPLDVNLSFYFNCTSFPDPVVPPITCLGSHGTKKSYVITEGEEPYGFEWSEYCAENVVVTVKKTEEITRSIGELIGAFGLAMNNGFVLNWTMDKECGSCETNGGFCGYNNTAPEILCFCKDGSIGTTSNGLCKKLGTKFNWRLKVVIGVVATIAGTGILVFVILFRGISLISENDNGDAEAFIQNIGPLAVKRYIFSDVRKMTNSFKDKLGQGGYGDVYEGKKTALIYEFMPNGSLEKFIYKDSNLLTITPHLELEKLFQIAIGIARGLEYLHRGCNTRILHFDIKPHNILLDENFFPKISDFGLSKLCTRKESIISMLDARGTIGYMAPEVFSRNFGRVSAKSDVYSYAMMILEMVGGRKNVDARVSHTSEIYFPDWVYEHLEQGSNFGLLSAATEEEKELAKKMFLVGLWCIQTKPSDRPSMSKVIEMLEGSTEALQIPPKPVLSSPVRSPAESSTLSVVSVLD
- the LOC112176346 gene encoding LEAF RUST 10 DISEASE-RESISTANCE LOCUS RECEPTOR-LIKE PROTEIN KINASE-like 2.1 isoform X1, whose product is MSSARLYLLVALLLLFFFNFHGSKANFLASTNCPIYRCDNELDFHYPFWKIEDSTAHQHCGYPGFGLTCSDSGEPILTLPNDSFIVKDINFPTSTITLVDIDVVNQTCPRARHSMSVGTLPLDYSPLDVNLSFYFNCTSFPDPVVPPITCLGSHGTKKSYVITEGEEPYGFEWSEYCAENVVVTVKKTEEITRSIGELIGAFGLAMNNGFVLNWTMDKECGSCETNGGFCGYNNTAPEILCFCKDGSIGTTSNGLCKKLGTKFNWRLKVVIGVVATIAGTGILVFVILFRGISLISENDNGDAEAFIQNIGPLAVKRYIFSDVRKMTNSFKDKLGQGGYGDVYEGKLLNGCRVAVKVLKASKGNGEDFVNEVASISRTSHVNVVTLLGYCIAGKKTALIYEFMPNGSLEKFIYKDSNLLTITPHLELEKLFQIAIGIARGLEYLHRGCNTRILHFDIKPHNILLDENFFPKISDFGLSKLCTRKESIISMLDARGTIGYMAPEVFSRNFGRVSAKSDVYSYAMMILEMVGGRKNVDARVSHTSEIYFPDWVYEHLEQGSNFGLLSAATEEEKELAKKMFLVGLWCIQTKPSDRPSMSKVIEMLEGSTEALQIPPKPVLSSPVRSPAESSTLSVVSVLD
- the LOC112176346 gene encoding LEAF RUST 10 DISEASE-RESISTANCE LOCUS RECEPTOR-LIKE PROTEIN KINASE-like 2.1 isoform X3 yields the protein MSSARLYLLVALLLLFFFNFHGSKANFLASTNCPIYRCDNELDFHYPFWKIEDSTAHQHCGYPGFGLTCSDSGEPILTLPNDSFIVKDINFPTSTITLVDIDVVNQTCPRARHSMSVGTLPLDYSPLDVNLSFYFNCTSFPDPVVPPITCLGSHGTKKSYVITEGEEPYGFEWSEYCAENVVVTVKKTEEITRSIGELIGAFGLAMNNGFVLNWTMDKECGSCETNGGFCGYNNTAPEILCFCKDGSIGTTSNGLCKKLGTKFNWRLKVVIGVVATIAGTGILVFVILFRGISLISENDNGDAEAFIQNIGPLAVKRYIFSDVRKMTNSFKDKLGQGGYGDVYEGKLLNGCRVAVKVLKASKGNGEDFVNEVASISRTSHVNVVTLLGYCIAGKKTALIYEFMPNGSLEKFIYKDSNLLTITPHLELEKLFQIAIGIARGLEYLHRGCNTRILHFDIKPHNILLDENFFPKISDFGLSKLCTRKESIISMLDARGTIGYMAPEVFSRNFGRVSAKSDVYSYAMMILEMVGGRKNVDARVSHTSEIYFPDWVYEHLEQGSNFGLLSAATEEEKELAKKMFLVGLWCIQTKPSDRPSMSKVIEMLEGSTEALQIPPKPVLSSPQFSTDKSKSIV
- the LOC112176346 gene encoding LEAF RUST 10 DISEASE-RESISTANCE LOCUS RECEPTOR-LIKE PROTEIN KINASE-like 2.1 isoform X2 — translated: MSSARLYLLVALLLLFFFNFHGSKANFLASTNCPIYRCDNELDFHYPFWKIEDSTAHQHCGYPGFGLTCSDSGEPILTLPNDSFIVKDINFPTSTITLVDIDVVNQTCPRARHSMSVGTLPLDYSPLDVNLSFYFNCTSFPDPVVPPITCLGSHGTKKSYVITEGEEPYGFEWSEYCAENVVVTVKKTEEITRSIGELIGAFGLAMNNGFVLNWTMDKECGSCETNGGFCGYNNTAPEILCFCKDGSIGTTSNGLCKKLGTKFNWRLKVVIGVVATIAGTGILVFVILFRGISLISENDNGDAEAFIQNIGPLAVKRYIFSDVRKMTNSFKDKLGQGGYGDVYEGKLLNGCRVAVKVLKASKGNGEDFVNEVASISRTSHVNVVTLLGYCIAGKKTALIYEFMPNGSLEKFIYKDSNLLTITPHLELEKLFQIAIGIARGLEYLHRGCNTRILHFDIKPHNILLDENFFPKISDFGLSKLCTRKESIISMLDARGTIGYMAPEVFSRNFGRVSAKSDVYSYAMMILEMVGGRKNVDARVSHTSEIYFPDWVYEHLEQGSNFGLLSAATEEEKELAKKMFLVGLWCIQTKPSDRPSMSKVIEMLEGSTEALQIPPKPVLSSPVQQFSTDKSKSIV